GACTCCTCCGACCATAGGCGGTCAGGATTGGGCCAGGGGATTGAGCTGACCAATAGTTGTGTGTATGGATGCTTGGGATCTTTCACGACCATGCCAACGTCCCCGGCCTCTGCAACGTAGCCGCGATAAAGCACAATGATGTCGTCACAAATTTGATACGCAGTAGTCAGGTCATGCGTAATGTAAATCACTGAAATACCATATTCGTCACGCAATTGACGCAAATTGGTGAGCACAGTTGCACGCAATGACGCATCGATCATCGACACTGGCTCATCAGCGACGATCAGCTTAGGGTTTAACATCAGCGCACGCGCGACCATGATCCGTTGACGTTGACCGCCGCTTAACTGATGCGGGAATCGACCGAGTGTTTCCTCCGGCCTCAGTCCTACCGCATCCAGTGCGCCGATCATCAGTTGCATTCTCTCTTCTTTGGTCCGCGCGAGCTTGAACTTCTTGATCGGCACCTCCAACATGTGGTCAACTTTGTACAGGGAATTGAACGACCCAAACGGATCCTGAAAGACCGCCTGCACGTCCTGACGAAACGCGCGGCGTTCTGAACCGCTCAATCGCGTAAGATCTTTG
This genomic stretch from Chloroflexota bacterium harbors:
- a CDS encoding ABC transporter ATP-binding protein, translated to MTALLEARKVTKIFGGGVGQRTETVALRHLTFSIDSARPSITGVVGESGSGKSTMARLLLGLETPTEGNVLYEGKDLTRLSGSERRAFRQDVQAVFQDPFGSFNSLYKVDHMLEVPIKKFKLARTKEERMQLMIGALDAVGLRPEETLGRFPHQLSGGQRQRIMVARALMLNPKLIVADEPVSMIDASLRATVLTNLRQLRDEYGISVIYITHDLTTAYQICDDIIVLYRGYVAEAGDVGMVVKDPKHPYTQLLVSSIPWPNPDRLWSEESEPSPLAAQAQNDLGCPFAARCPSTFEPCIQKAPPFFRMHEQRAATCYLYEDCPTLAYDSMNELLMHTSEVGGPTTVL